In Sphingobacteriaceae bacterium, the following proteins share a genomic window:
- a CDS encoding metallophosphatase, with protein sequence MTGRFIIFFIIILLIEFYFLQAVKTFAQDFSQSRKHWILWTAYVFAGFSIAIGLMAIVYPPGKWNTFLRFISSAAFIIIVCKLLGCTFLIIDDLIRLLRWIISLFKDKPTETATATEGISRLKFLSQVAITFTVIPAIGFLYGIVRGAYKYRVHNVKVPAPNLPEEFNGFKIVQLSDIHIGSFMDKDPINKAFDIVLKQNPDLILFTGDLVNNVADETLGYEDSFRRLKAPHGVFSVLGNHDYGDYVEWETPQQKKDNLDKLKQLQASFGWKLLMNEHVPIEKNGQQIGLLGIENWGGSLRFPRYGKLDQAYKGTEIYPYKILMSHDPSHWDKQVRPEYGSIDLTLSGHTHGMQLGIEIPGFKWSPAKWIYKEWAGLYREGKQFLYVNRGLGFLGYPGRLGIWPEITVIELQKV encoded by the coding sequence ATGACAGGTAGATTTATTATATTTTTTATTATCATACTCCTGATAGAATTTTATTTCTTACAGGCGGTTAAAACCTTTGCGCAGGATTTTTCTCAAAGCAGAAAACATTGGATTTTATGGACAGCATACGTTTTCGCTGGATTTAGCATAGCAATTGGATTAATGGCTATTGTTTATCCTCCGGGAAAATGGAATACTTTTTTGAGATTTATTTCTTCGGCTGCTTTTATCATCATTGTTTGCAAACTGTTAGGATGTACCTTTTTAATTATCGACGATCTCATTAGGCTTTTACGCTGGATAATATCTTTATTTAAAGATAAACCGACAGAAACCGCTACGGCCACCGAAGGCATTAGCAGGTTAAAATTTTTAAGCCAGGTAGCCATTACATTTACCGTGATTCCGGCTATTGGCTTTTTGTACGGCATAGTACGTGGAGCTTATAAATACAGGGTTCACAATGTAAAGGTGCCTGCCCCGAATTTGCCTGAGGAGTTTAACGGATTTAAAATCGTTCAACTTTCGGATATTCATATAGGTTCATTTATGGATAAAGATCCTATAAACAAAGCTTTTGATATTGTTTTAAAACAGAACCCCGACTTAATTTTATTTACGGGCGATCTTGTAAATAACGTAGCAGACGAAACACTAGGTTATGAAGATTCGTTTCGCCGTCTAAAAGCGCCGCATGGTGTTTTTTCTGTGCTTGGAAATCATGATTACGGCGATTATGTGGAGTGGGAAACACCGCAGCAGAAGAAAGATAACCTTGATAAACTTAAACAACTTCAAGCATCTTTTGGCTGGAAACTTTTAATGAACGAACATGTTCCTATTGAAAAAAATGGTCAGCAAATTGGGTTATTAGGAATTGAAAATTGGGGTGGTAGTCTGCGTTTTCCCCGCTATGGTAAATTAGATCAGGCTTATAAAGGAACAGAGATTTATCCCTATAAAATTTTGATGAGCCATGATCCAAGCCATTGGGACAAACAAGTGCGTCCGGAGTACGGAAGTATTGATCTTACTTTAAGTGGTCACACACATGGCATGCAATTGGGAATTGAAATTCCTGGGTTTAAATGGAGTCCTGCAAAGTGGATCTATAAAGAGTGGGCTGGACTTTATCGTGAAGGCAAGCAATTTTTATACGTTAACCGTGGGCTTGGATTTTTAGGATATCCAGGACGTTTGGGCATTTGGCCTGAGATTACCGTTATTGAATTGCAGAAGGTTTAG